Proteins encoded together in one Salarias fasciatus chromosome 17, fSalaFa1.1, whole genome shotgun sequence window:
- the znf800b gene encoding zinc finger protein 800b isoform X5, whose protein sequence is MEDGHLDPQGPPQGGPAGHDQSFAETHYQLENCGQRDAPYDDQERAGSAAHLQAKPMWKPIPPLLPEPHRTSSTCRTREQGCQTDEQLQQTSAYKHGFGNTGLCAEPGDPPLLQQPLQTSKSGIQQIIECFRSGTNELKQMLLKEVDTIFECKLCRSLFRGLPNLITHKEYYCLSRLHDSDGSPGDDRQGVAMKDLLDAIYPRSDRPDYVVRLEPIQTTNKAVFQYITTEEELARYPSHTPSARESPVAWEGEATEGTENNQASQPGAPEADSSPGNNPVQKVEEEAKKEEQPQPEDEGSNSGVEDVTISCCLCGQDFNSRRSIRRHCRKMHRAKLEELRKFTETRTVPTSLLSMVKVGGRPRTLSTPPGKSCPVCLKTFATKANVRRHFDEVHQGVRRDPSPSVASRSAQPFSVEVTPPRKSSSSSPTRSHSSKSTPVNPKATPSGQSQGKPASPLPASPQANAASCRCTLCKRNYSSQLMLKRHMRIVHKIYSVKNNRSAAAAANATAAASTTASTAINSSSSGGGGGGGGGGSSVGVASSSNSIRVKEEAVEPSEDGAGSGSAPPAAQNPLKVKEEEPSVKVKTAASASSSRGTGSSGAAVAGKMTKLSVGFDFKQLFCKLCKRQFSSRQNLTKHIELHTDGNDIFIKFYRCPLCRYESRRKRDVLRHVTVVHKKSSTYLAKIMPKLESRAVKRLAEVVLNSTNKRTGGGVKEEVNGRHASSSSSPSPSMPVTRKQDGSTSAMTASSASAPSSSSSSSSSSSSTLPPAPPSRKQDPSSVLPSSPPVTRKQDRQQSHQQRPVSPPQTRRSEKHSLYRNSSSGPAPAGSPASAHQAPHTRRHDAQSESSSTEVKVTKNFSLHACDQCGRAFAKKLYLESHKRSHRNATSETSRRKGVSTRSKSLVW, encoded by the exons ATGGAGGACGGCCATTTGGACCCACAGGGTCCGCCTCAAGGGGGGCCCGCCGGACACGACCAGTCCTTCGCCGAAACCCATTACCAGCTGGAGAACTGCGGCCAGAGGGACGCTCCCTATGACGACCAGGAGAGGGCCGGCTCCGCAGCCCACCTCCAGGCCAAGCCCATGTGGAAGCCCATCCCGCCCCTGCTGCCGGAGCCCCACAGGaccagcagcacctgcaggaccagggaGCAGGGCTGCCAGACCGacgagcagctccagcagacaAGTGCCTACAAACACGGCTTCGGAAACACAG gtctgtgtgCGGAGCCCGGCGaccctcctctgctccagcagccccTGCAGACCTCCAAGTCCGGGATCCAGCAGATAATAGAATGCTTCCGCTccg GCACCAACGAACTGAAGcagatgctgctgaaggaggtgGACACCATCTTCGAGTGTAAACTGTGCCGCAGTCTGTTCAGAGGCCTGCCCAACCTCATCACACACAAGGAGTACTACTGCCTGTCGCGGCTGCACGACTCTGACG GCTCGCCGGGAGACGACAGGCAGGGTGTCGCCATGAAGGATCTACTGGACGCGATATACCCCAGGTCAGACCGGCCGGACTACGTCGTGCGATTGGAGCCCATTCAGACCACCAACAAGGCCGTTTTCCAGTACATcaccacagaggaggagctCGCTCGATACCCGTCACACACGCCCAG TGCCAGAGAAAGTCCCGTGGCCTGGGAGGGAGAAGCAACGGAGGGAACTGAAAACAATCAAGCCAGTCAGCCGGGAGCGCCGGAAGCTGACAGCAGCCCAGGAAACAACCCGGTTCAGAAGGTTGAGGAGGAGGCCAAGAAGGAAGAGCAGCCGCAGCCTGAAGACGAGGGGTCCAACAGTGGG GTGGAGGATGTGACCATTTCCTGTTGCCTCTGCGGTCAGGACTTTAACTCTCGCCGCAGCATCAGACGCCACTGCCGCAAAATGCACCGGGCCAAactggaggagctcaggaagTTCACCGAAACACGCACAGTTCCCACAAGTCTGCTCTCCATGGTGAAAG ttgGAGGCCGGCCGAGGACGCTCAGCACACCTCCTGGGAAATCCTGCCCCGTGTGCCTGAAAACCTTCGCTACCAAAGCCAACGTCCGCCGCCACTTCGACGAGGTGCATCAGGGCGTGCGGCGGGACCCGTCGCCCAGCGTGGCCTCGCGCTCCGCCCAGCCCTTCTCGGTGGAGGTCACCCCTcccaggaagagcagcagctcctccccgACGCGCAGCCACAGCTCCAAGTCCACGCCGGTGAACCCTAAAGCGACCCCGTCGGGCCAAAGCCAGGGCAAGCCTGCGAGTCCGCTTCCAGCCTCGCCTCAGGCGAACGCCGCCTCGTGTCGGTGCACGCTCTGCAAGAGGAACTACAGCTCCCAG CTCATGTTGAAGAGACACATGCGCATCGTGCACAAGATCTACAGCGTGAAGAATAACAGgtctgctgctgcggctgcaaacgccaccgccgccgcctccaccacGGCCAGCACCGccatcaacagcagcagcagcggcggtggcggcggcggcggcggcggcggctccagcGTGGGCGtggcctccagcagcaacagcatCCGGGTGAAGGAGGAAGCCGTGGAGCCCAGCGAGGACGGAGCCGGAAGCGGCTCCGCCCCTCCGGCGGCACAGAACCCCCtgaaggtgaaggaggaggagccttCTGTCAAAGTCAAGACGGCGGCGTCCGCGTCGTCGTCCCGCGGCACCGGCTCGAGCGGCGCCGCCGTCGCCGGGAAAATGACTAAGCTGTCGGTGGGCTTCGACTTCAAGCAGCTCTTCTGCAAGCTGTGCAAGCGGCAGTTCAGCTCCCGGCAGAACCTGACGAAGCACATCGAGCTGCACACGGACGGCAACGACATCTTCATCAAGTTCTACCGCTGCCCGCTCTGCCGCTACGAGTCCCGCCGCAAGCGCGACGTCCTGCGCCACGTCACCGTGGTCCACAAGAAGTCCTCCACCTACCTCGCCAAGATCATGCCCAAGCTGGAGAGCCGGGCGGTGAAGCGGCTGGCGGAGGTCGTCCTGAACAGCACCAACAAGAGGACGGGCGGCGGCGTCAAGGAGGAAGTCAACGGACGCCacgcctcctcctcgtcctccccctCGCCGTCGATGCCGGTCACTCGCAAGCAAGATGGCTCCACATCGGCCATGACCGCTTCCTCggcctctgctccctcctcctcctcctcctcctcctcctcgtcctcctccaccctgcctccagcccctccctccaggaagcaggacccgtcctccgtcctcccctCGTCGCCCCCCGTCACCCGCAAGCAGGACCGGCAGCAGAGCCACCAGCAGCGCCCCGTCAGCCCGCCGCAGACCCGGCGGAGCGAGAAGCACTCGCTGTACCGGAACTCCTcctccggccccgcccccgccggcAGCCCCGCCTCCGCTCACCAGGCGCCGCACACCCGCCGCCACGACGCCCAGTCGGAGAGCAGCTCCACCGAGGTCAAGGTCACCAAGAACTTCTCCCTCCACGCCTGCGACCAGTGCGGACGGGCCTTCGCCAAGAAG CTGTACCTGGAGTCCCACAAGCGAAGCCATCGCAACGCCACGTCAGAAACCAGCAGGAGGAAAGGAGTCAGCACCCGCTCCAAGTCCCTGGTCTGGTGA